From Calothrix sp. PCC 6303, a single genomic window includes:
- the nagZ gene encoding beta-N-acetylhexosaminidase, with protein sequence MTSLAHTRKFGHHLILGVSGTKLSDDDKKLLRDLNPVGVIFFAANFRQDVPYDAWVESLGDLTNQVRQYAERDRMFVTIDHEGGRVVRSPLPITRFPYAAFYGERSFAVGKATGIELKSLGINVSWSPVADIFSNPNNPIIGPRAFGVTEDTAALHAVEYLQGLREAGITGCAKHFPGHGDTSTDSHLELPVLNLTKAEMRSRELIPFQKLIAAGVPLVMTAHILFPKIDANAPATLSKLVLKDMLRQELGFSGVVVSDDLDMKAVADLFTHPGTVAQSVNAGCDLFIVSRNLPSSTVERVYAIASDFATSLSNGSLHESVISSAKQRIDELLAITPQYSVSLLDKNTLLAHAELAIDCMMN encoded by the coding sequence ATGACTTCATTGGCACACACAAGGAAATTTGGTCATCATCTAATTTTGGGTGTTTCTGGTACAAAATTAAGTGATGATGACAAAAAGCTTCTCAGGGATTTAAATCCTGTAGGGGTGATATTTTTTGCGGCGAATTTTCGTCAAGATGTCCCTTACGATGCTTGGGTTGAAAGTTTGGGTGATTTAACGAATCAAGTTAGGCAGTATGCAGAACGCGATCGCATGTTTGTCACAATAGACCATGAGGGGGGTCGGGTGGTGCGTTCTCCTTTACCGATTACTCGGTTTCCCTATGCTGCATTTTATGGGGAAAGATCATTTGCTGTGGGGAAAGCGACGGGAATAGAATTAAAATCCCTGGGAATTAATGTATCTTGGTCTCCAGTGGCGGATATTTTTTCTAACCCTAATAACCCAATTATTGGACCAAGGGCTTTTGGTGTTACGGAAGATACTGCTGCCCTCCATGCTGTTGAGTACCTCCAAGGACTTAGGGAAGCGGGAATTACTGGTTGTGCCAAGCATTTCCCTGGACATGGGGACACTAGTACTGATTCGCATTTGGAGCTACCAGTATTAAACCTCACTAAAGCCGAAATGCGATCGCGTGAATTGATTCCTTTCCAAAAATTGATTGCAGCGGGTGTCCCATTGGTGATGACAGCACATATTTTGTTTCCCAAAATCGATGCAAATGCACCTGCGACTCTTTCAAAACTAGTTTTAAAGGATATGTTGCGTCAGGAATTAGGTTTTTCCGGTGTGGTGGTGTCGGATGATTTGGATATGAAAGCTGTTGCTGATTTATTTACCCACCCAGGAACAGTTGCACAATCTGTAAATGCAGGGTGTGATCTATTTATTGTTTCTCGCAACTTACCAAGTTCTACGGTTGAAAGAGTTTATGCGATCGCATCTGATTTTGCAACTTCTTTGAGTAACGGTAGCTTGCATGAGTCGGTTATTTCTAGTGCAAAACAAAGAATTGATGAATTACTTGCCATCACACCTCAATATTCTGTCAGTTTATTAGATAAAAATACCCTACTAGCTCATGCCGAATTAGCAATCGATTGTATGATGAATTAG
- a CDS encoding ferredoxin thioredoxin reductase catalytic beta subunit, with amino-acid sequence MLSPEVSTQSTDKNLEAMRHFSEQYAKRTGTYFCSEPSVTAVVIEGLAKHKDELGAPLCPCRHYEDKEAEVSAAFWNCPCVPMRERKECHCMLFLTSDNEFAGQSQEISLQTIKEVRDTMG; translated from the coding sequence ATGCTCTCACCAGAGGTTAGCACACAGTCCACCGACAAAAATCTTGAAGCGATGCGGCATTTTTCCGAGCAATACGCAAAGCGCACAGGTACCTATTTTTGCTCCGAACCTTCCGTTACTGCTGTTGTAATTGAAGGGCTTGCCAAACACAAAGACGAACTGGGAGCACCTTTATGTCCTTGTCGCCACTACGAAGATAAAGAAGCCGAAGTTTCAGCTGCATTTTGGAACTGTCCCTGTGTACCAATGCGTGAGCGCAAGGAATGCCATTGTATGTTATTCCTCACCTCCGACAATGAATTTGCTGGACAAAGCCAAGAAATCTCCCTCCAAACCATTAAGGAAGTCCGGGATACTATGGGATGA
- a CDS encoding metal-binding protein: MPSGRTHDRITIWGLPMVVGMTFWHTRNGNLTLLLASGFMLGGLMFGPDLDIYSVQYQRWGWLRWIWLPYQKSLRHRSFLSHGPVIGTTLRVLYFVMILLLPSLILLVVVEKLGNMALNWQQLTGEIMHSLLVYNQEFLVLFLGLELGAMSHYVSDSVGSAYKRYKKQGIQGLLKTSKKRKPAIRRQVKGRQQVAGGRGKSQLKIATNRTKNKK, translated from the coding sequence ATGCCCTCTGGAAGAACGCACGATCGCATAACTATATGGGGTTTACCCATGGTGGTGGGGATGACATTCTGGCATACACGTAATGGTAATCTCACCTTATTACTTGCCAGTGGGTTTATGTTGGGTGGGTTGATGTTTGGTCCCGATTTAGATATTTACTCGGTACAGTATCAGCGCTGGGGTTGGTTACGTTGGATTTGGTTGCCTTATCAAAAAAGTTTGCGACATCGTTCTTTTTTATCCCATGGTCCGGTGATTGGGACAACATTACGAGTACTGTACTTTGTCATGATTTTGCTGTTGCCGTCATTGATATTGTTGGTGGTAGTCGAAAAGCTGGGGAATATGGCTTTAAACTGGCAACAACTAACTGGAGAGATTATGCATTCCCTTCTTGTCTACAATCAGGAATTTCTGGTGCTATTTCTTGGTTTAGAACTGGGGGCAATGAGCCACTATGTCAGTGATTCTGTTGGTTCTGCCTATAAACGTTACAAAAAACAAGGTATTCAAGGATTATTAAAGACAAGTAAAAAGCGCAAACCTGCAATCCGTCGTCAAGTCAAAGGCAGGCAGCAGGTAGCAGGGGGCAGGGGGAAATCTCAGCTTAAAATTGCCACAAATCGGACAAAAAATAAAAAATAA
- a CDS encoding DUF58 domain-containing protein codes for MKLIKRLVNWLEIRACFPSYAGWVLIAICICFFGAAINTMAGWLYAISGISVALLVISAILPPRSLTNLKLKRRAILPVTAGEDLLVEIEVSNPGKQEVSLLQVTDILPLVLGKQVKTAIYAIASNNNHHWQYYYPTQRRGIYRWQTVELQSGAPLGLFWCRRPRECPATAIVYPEVLKLTNCPLVDAMGRDDSKQSDPSGSPWQAATEGLVRSLRPYRMGDPIRMVHWRTSARYGELRVRELEAVTGGKDVIIALDTAATWESENFEQAVTAAASLYFYAQHQAMNVRLWTAGTGIVKKQGSREQGAGENNQLQGYPLSSSNDTVLEILAATYPQEDAVTRELPRHPIIWLTPNPLTLKNLPSGSRWVLWQNSTTASQTTTINRDFPGMIIQADEVLQPQLQKTMM; via the coding sequence ATGAAACTTATTAAACGTCTTGTTAACTGGTTAGAAATTCGCGCATGTTTTCCTAGCTATGCGGGTTGGGTGTTAATTGCTATCTGTATTTGCTTTTTTGGAGCGGCAATTAATACGATGGCTGGATGGTTGTATGCCATTAGTGGGATTAGTGTGGCATTACTAGTGATTTCGGCAATTTTACCACCGCGATCGCTGACTAATTTAAAGTTAAAACGTCGTGCGATTCTACCAGTGACAGCCGGGGAAGATTTATTGGTGGAAATAGAAGTGAGTAATCCTGGTAAACAAGAGGTTAGCTTGCTACAAGTAACGGATATATTGCCCTTGGTTTTGGGTAAACAAGTGAAGACTGCAATTTATGCGATCGCATCCAACAACAATCACCATTGGCAATACTATTATCCCACCCAACGCCGAGGTATTTACCGCTGGCAAACTGTCGAACTCCAAAGTGGCGCACCTCTAGGTTTATTTTGGTGCCGTCGTCCTCGTGAATGTCCCGCTACAGCCATAGTTTATCCAGAAGTCCTAAAGTTAACTAACTGTCCCCTAGTGGATGCCATGGGACGAGATGATAGCAAACAAAGCGACCCAAGCGGTAGCCCCTGGCAAGCTGCCACAGAGGGTCTTGTAAGGTCTTTGCGCCCCTATCGGATGGGAGATCCAATTAGGATGGTACATTGGCGTACAAGCGCCCGCTATGGCGAATTGCGTGTACGAGAATTGGAAGCAGTGACGGGGGGAAAAGATGTCATTATCGCTTTAGATACTGCTGCCACCTGGGAAAGCGAGAATTTTGAGCAAGCTGTAACCGCTGCTGCATCCCTATATTTTTATGCTCAACATCAGGCAATGAATGTTCGGTTATGGACTGCGGGGACTGGCATCGTGAAAAAGCAGGGGAGCAGGGAGCAGGGTGCAGGGGAGAACAATCAATTACAGGGCTACCCCCTTTCCTCTTCCAATGACACTGTACTCGAAATCCTCGCAGCGACTTATCCCCAAGAAGATGCTGTCACTAGGGAATTACCCCGTCACCCAATTATTTGGCTCACTCCCAACCCTTTAACATTAAAAAATCTTCCCAGTGGTAGCCGTTGGGTGCTGTGGCAAAATTCTACAACAGCATCGCAAACAACTACAATTAACCGAGATTTTCCCGGCATGATTATTCAAGCTGATGAAGTTCTGCAACCTCAATTGCAAAAAACTATGATGTAG
- the pds gene encoding 15-cis-phytoene desaturase, producing the protein MRVAIAGAGLAGLSCAKYLTDAGHTPIVLESRDVLGGLVAAWKDEDGDWYETGLHAFFGAYPNMLQLFKELDIEDRLQWKEHSMIFNQPEKPGTYSRFDFPNLPAPFNGIAAILRNNDMLSLGEKIELAKGLAPAMLRGQKYVDSTDKYTFSQWLKLQGVSDDVQQDIFVAAAKSLNFINPDEISALVLLTALSRFLQQKNGSQVAFLDGSPTERLCQPLVDYITSQGGEVRVNSPLKQILLNEDGSVKGYLIRGLNGAEDEIITADLYVSAMSADVMKVMTPETWRQNEFFQKLDGLEGVPVINIHLWFDRKLTDIDNLLFSRSPLLSVYADMSNSCKEYANPDRSMLELIFAPADEWIDKSEADILEATLVELEKLFPQHFGSENPAKLLKQKIVKTPRSVYRATPNRQDYRPSQVTPINNFYLAGSYTMQPFLGSMEGAVLSGKLTAQAIAQNASSPAAKPSPEQTQTLQPTNAATA; encoded by the coding sequence ATGCGAGTAGCGATCGCCGGAGCAGGTCTAGCAGGTCTTTCCTGTGCTAAATATCTGACTGATGCTGGTCATACTCCCATTGTCCTGGAAAGCCGGGATGTTTTGGGAGGCTTAGTAGCAGCATGGAAAGACGAAGATGGCGACTGGTACGAAACTGGGTTGCACGCTTTTTTCGGTGCATACCCTAACATGTTGCAATTATTCAAAGAACTGGATATCGAAGACCGTTTGCAATGGAAAGAGCATTCGATGATCTTCAATCAGCCAGAAAAACCAGGAACCTACAGCCGATTCGATTTTCCCAACCTACCAGCCCCTTTCAATGGAATTGCGGCAATTTTGCGTAACAACGATATGCTAAGTTTGGGGGAAAAAATTGAATTGGCAAAAGGGTTAGCCCCAGCAATGTTACGTGGACAAAAGTACGTTGACTCTACAGACAAATATACTTTTTCACAATGGTTAAAACTCCAAGGTGTGAGTGATGATGTTCAACAAGATATCTTTGTTGCAGCCGCAAAATCACTCAATTTTATTAACCCTGATGAAATCTCAGCCTTAGTACTTTTAACAGCCTTGAGTCGCTTTTTACAGCAAAAAAATGGTTCACAAGTAGCATTCTTGGATGGTTCACCCACCGAACGCCTATGTCAACCACTTGTAGATTATATTACATCCCAAGGTGGCGAAGTCCGCGTAAATTCACCATTAAAACAGATTTTACTCAACGAAGACGGTAGCGTTAAAGGCTACTTGATTCGAGGTTTAAATGGGGCAGAAGACGAAATCATCACAGCTGACTTGTATGTATCCGCCATGTCAGCAGATGTGATGAAAGTCATGACACCCGAAACTTGGCGGCAAAACGAGTTCTTCCAAAAACTTGATGGTTTAGAAGGGGTGCCAGTAATCAACATCCATTTATGGTTTGACCGTAAACTTACGGATATTGATAACCTGCTATTTTCCCGTTCGCCCCTACTTAGTGTCTACGCTGACATGAGTAACTCCTGTAAAGAGTATGCTAACCCCGATCGTTCCATGCTAGAGCTAATTTTTGCTCCAGCAGACGAATGGATCGACAAGTCAGAAGCTGACATATTAGAAGCTACCCTAGTGGAGTTGGAAAAACTTTTTCCCCAACATTTCGGTAGTGAGAATCCAGCAAAACTACTTAAGCAAAAAATAGTTAAAACCCCACGTTCAGTTTACAGAGCGACTCCCAACCGCCAAGATTATCGCCCGAGCCAGGTAACACCCATTAACAATTTTTATCTTGCGGGGAGTTACACCATGCAACCATTCCTCGGTAGCATGGAAGGTGCCGTGCTTTCTGGTAAACTAACAGCGCAAGCGATCGCACAAAATGCATCGTCCCCTGCCGCGAAACCCTCGCCAGAGCAAACGCAAACCCTTCAGCCAACGAATGCTGCAACTGCCTGA
- a CDS encoding type IV pilus twitching motility protein PilT → MEESTASPFQSPKVSNFPTPNQPPIPRLLPKIMTIEQIVRDAYAQQASDIHIRVSEVPRLRVRGQMVIYSKGEIITPQHFEGFLAEILTPSQQQRYAETKELDTGIFYPQLLRCRVNCFQTLTGGAMVLRLITLDVPSIDSLRLPAVLKDIITKKQGLVLVTGPTGSGKSTTMAAMIRFLNETAQKHIVTIEDPIEYVHTSQKSLISQREVGLHTHEFHDALRSVLREDPDVILIGEMRDRTTVETALKAAQTGHLVIGTLHTKNAIAVVNRLLNIYHPDEQAAIRVQIVDCLVAVIAQQLLPTVNGTRTVALEILLNTPTMQDCLLKGEDSEAYELMETSTFDGMQVMNQALCELMLTGQISIEEAVNASPDVGDLRRRARNNGFNPSQSTRRDPLEDYNFNYNPR, encoded by the coding sequence ATGGAAGAATCAACCGCGTCACCCTTTCAATCACCAAAAGTCTCTAACTTTCCCACCCCAAATCAGCCGCCAATTCCAAGGTTGCTGCCAAAAATAATGACTATCGAACAAATTGTTCGGGATGCTTATGCTCAACAAGCTTCAGATATTCATATTCGAGTCAGTGAGGTGCCACGGCTACGGGTTCGCGGACAAATGGTGATTTATAGCAAAGGGGAAATAATTACCCCCCAGCATTTTGAAGGCTTTCTAGCGGAAATTTTGACCCCTTCCCAACAACAGCGATATGCTGAAACCAAAGAACTGGATACGGGAATTTTTTACCCGCAACTTTTGCGATGTCGGGTGAATTGTTTTCAAACCTTGACTGGTGGAGCGATGGTGCTGCGGTTGATTACCTTGGACGTTCCTTCCATCGACAGTTTACGATTGCCAGCAGTACTTAAAGATATTATTACCAAAAAACAAGGCTTAGTTTTGGTGACAGGTCCCACAGGTTCGGGAAAATCCACAACTATGGCGGCAATGATTCGTTTCCTCAACGAAACAGCCCAAAAACATATTGTGACTATCGAAGATCCGATTGAATATGTTCACACTTCCCAAAAATCCCTCATTAGTCAGCGGGAAGTAGGTTTACACACCCACGAATTTCATGATGCTTTGCGGTCAGTTTTGCGAGAAGATCCAGATGTGATCTTAATTGGGGAAATGCGTGATCGCACTACGGTGGAAACGGCACTAAAAGCAGCACAAACGGGACACCTGGTAATTGGTACGCTTCACACCAAAAATGCGATCGCTGTTGTGAACCGCCTACTAAATATCTATCACCCCGATGAGCAAGCTGCTATACGTGTCCAAATCGTCGATTGTCTAGTGGCAGTTATTGCTCAACAATTACTACCCACTGTCAACGGCACCCGTACTGTTGCCTTAGAAATTTTACTCAACACCCCAACCATGCAGGATTGTCTGCTTAAAGGTGAAGACAGTGAAGCTTATGAATTGATGGAAACATCGACTTTTGATGGAATGCAAGTCATGAACCAAGCCCTGTGTGAATTGATGCTCACTGGACAAATTAGCATTGAAGAAGCTGTAAATGCTTCTCCAGATGTGGGAGATTTACGTAGAAGAGCCAGAAATAACGGATTTAACCCCAGCCAATCCACCAGGCGCGACCCTCTGGAAGATTATAATTTTAATTACAATCCCAGATAA
- the crtB gene encoding 15-cis-phytoene synthase CrtB: MLQLPDSPPCMKISVSAEESYQLCRQLTAKYAKTFYLGTMLMSPAKRSAIWAIYAWCRRTDELVDGPLAAITTPETLEDWEKQLESIFAGIPQHDFDVALVDALERFPIDIQPFRDMISGQGMDLYRSRYETFDKLYLYCYRVAGTVGLMSTAVMGIDNQRYTTPWNCHQQPYIPSQEAIALGIACQLTNILRDVGEDARRGRIYIPLEDLQRFNYTEEELFAGVVDDRWKALMRFQIARAREYYVQAEKGISHLSADARLPVWAALTHYSRILGKIESNGYNTFSQRAYVPQWQKLISLPLAWVRSQVL; the protein is encoded by the coding sequence ATGCTGCAACTGCCTGATTCCCCCCCATGCATGAAAATATCCGTCTCTGCGGAAGAGTCTTACCAACTTTGCCGCCAACTCACAGCTAAATACGCCAAAACATTTTATCTCGGCACAATGCTGATGAGTCCAGCGAAGCGAAGCGCGATCTGGGCAATTTATGCTTGGTGCCGGCGTACCGACGAATTGGTGGACGGACCACTAGCTGCCATTACCACTCCCGAAACCCTGGAAGACTGGGAAAAGCAGCTAGAGTCGATTTTTGCTGGCATACCCCAGCATGACTTTGATGTCGCCTTGGTGGATGCCCTAGAGCGTTTTCCCATCGATATCCAACCATTTCGAGATATGATTTCTGGTCAAGGAATGGATTTGTATCGAAGTCGATATGAAACATTTGACAAATTATATCTATACTGCTACCGCGTCGCTGGTACCGTTGGTTTAATGTCAACAGCCGTCATGGGCATAGACAACCAACGTTACACCACACCGTGGAACTGCCATCAGCAGCCCTATATCCCCAGTCAAGAAGCGATCGCACTCGGCATCGCCTGCCAACTTACCAATATTCTCCGAGATGTTGGTGAAGACGCAAGGCGAGGCAGAATATACATTCCCCTCGAAGACTTACAACGCTTCAACTACACCGAAGAAGAACTATTCGCTGGTGTCGTTGATGACCGTTGGAAAGCTCTAATGCGCTTCCAAATCGCCAGGGCTAGAGAATATTATGTTCAAGCAGAAAAAGGAATCAGTCACCTATCTGCTGATGCTCGTTTGCCAGTATGGGCAGCACTAACTCATTACAGCCGGATTTTAGGTAAAATCGAAAGCAACGGTTACAATACCTTTAGTCAACGCGCCTATGTCCCCCAATGGCAAAAACTAATTAGCTTGCCTCTGGCTTGGGTGCGATCGCAAGTCCTCTAA
- a CDS encoding 1-acyl-sn-glycerol-3-phosphate acyltransferase encodes MRQKLRSVVAEDYFLKNSLLAWFSLNILNIISLKRHNLSHRENPLLSCSEALSQGDILIIYPEGTKGEPHSLALIWLKLTLIFLFMDGLRKLLPKGEILLVSFLYDIFVEENIDWTGIKKSFMDLLNQLIQNLASQGKFPSWE; translated from the coding sequence TTGCGACAAAAATTGCGATCTGTGGTAGCTGAGGATTATTTTCTCAAGAATTCTCTTCTAGCCTGGTTTTCCCTAAATATTCTCAATATTATTAGTCTTAAACGTCACAATTTAAGTCACCGCGAAAACCCATTACTCAGTTGCTCAGAAGCTCTATCTCAGGGTGATATTTTAATTATCTATCCAGAAGGAACTAAGGGAGAGCCACACTCTTTAGCGCTCATTTGGCTAAAACTCACCCTCATATTCCTATTTATGGATGGCTTAAGAAAATTATTACCAAAAGGCGAAATTCTTTTAGTTTCTTTCCTTTACGATATTTTCGTTGAAGAAAATATTGATTGGACAGGCATCAAAAAAAGCTTTATGGATTTGTTAAATCAGCTAATTCAAAATTTGGCTTCACAGGGGAAGTTTCCATCATGGGAATAA
- a CDS encoding ATP-dependent metallopeptidase FtsH/Yme1/Tma family protein has translation MIMQRLLTIIILLTLSGCIQKPVMPRETWEYGRFVQEVKNGKVEKVSLTSDRTTAIVKVKQDPDLKEVSLIQDPNLINILSQNEVDLSILPPSDR, from the coding sequence ATGATAATGCAGAGACTTTTGACAATTATTATTCTGCTGACCTTAAGCGGGTGTATTCAAAAGCCAGTGATGCCAAGAGAAACTTGGGAATATGGCAGGTTTGTTCAGGAAGTAAAAAACGGCAAAGTGGAGAAAGTTAGTTTAACCTCAGATAGAACGACAGCGATTGTCAAGGTTAAGCAAGACCCCGATTTAAAAGAGGTTAGCTTGATTCAAGACCCCAATTTAATTAATATTCTTTCCCAAAATGAAGTGGATTTGAGTATTTTACCGCCAAGCGATAGGTAA
- a CDS encoding DUF309 domain-containing protein: MSAEMPEEYWLGIEQFNTRQFYACHDTLEALWIDSTEPEKSFYQGILQIAVALYHLGNKNLRGAMILLGEGSNRLRRYPSVFGGIDVDKLLDQSVALLKELQQTSSDAIASINLEINSSLSLPVIVLAEEDK; this comes from the coding sequence ATGAGTGCAGAAATGCCAGAGGAATATTGGCTAGGCATAGAACAGTTCAACACAAGACAGTTTTATGCCTGCCATGACACCCTAGAGGCTCTGTGGATTGACTCAACAGAGCCAGAAAAAAGCTTTTATCAGGGCATTTTACAGATTGCTGTAGCCCTGTATCACTTGGGGAACAAAAATTTACGCGGTGCGATGATTCTCCTTGGTGAAGGTAGTAATCGTCTCCGCCGTTACCCATCTGTTTTTGGTGGGATTGATGTTGATAAACTACTGGATCAGAGTGTTGCGTTGTTAAAGGAATTACAACAAACTTCTTCAGATGCAATTGCATCGATTAATTTAGAAATAAATTCTAGTCTTTCTCTACCTGTAATTGTGTTAGCTGAAGAAGATAAGTAG